A genomic segment from Bradyrhizobium sp. CB1015 encodes:
- a CDS encoding HAMP domain-containing histidine kinase, whose protein sequence is MSVSPAHELNQPLADILINAEPAQQKLENLTPDLGAIGGTLDHIRRDGQRTAEVIGRLRSLLKRDTT, encoded by the coding sequence ATGTCCGTTTCGCCCGCACACGAGCTGAACCAGCCGCTCGCTGACATTCTGATCAATGCCGAGCCGGCCCAGCAGAAATTAGAGAATCTGACACCCGACCTCGGCGCAATCGGGGGCACCCTCGATCACATCCGCCGTGACGGTCAGCGAACCGCTGAAGTCATCGGCCGGCTGCGGTCTTTGCTGAAGCGAGACACGACCTAA
- a CDS encoding oleate hydratase produces the protein MKAYFIGGGIGSLAGAAFLVRDAQLPGRDIVIYEAQPLVGGSLDGAQLPNGAYSLRGGRMLTTDHYECTWDLLSSIPSLEHPGRSVREETVAFNVETPAHSSARLVDRNRFKVDVSHMGFSGRDRLELLRLTEASEETLGNSRITDWLSPGFFESNFWYMWQTTFAFQPWHSAVELKRYLHRFMNEFPRIETLGGVKRTVYNQYDAIVRPLADWLKRQGVQFVRGTRVVDMAFETDGARLRVRQLTLDRDSRTANVRLEDDDIVFFQNGSMTDASSLGSMTEPPPRLTKAESQGWALWETIAQGRPEFGNPSVFNNSIPESYWLSFTVTCRDPRFFDQMEAFSGNRAGTGGLVTFKDSNWLMSVVLYHQPHFMGQPKNVQVFWGYALHPDRIGNFVAKPMSDCGGAEILKELCGHLNFDPVVFDDAICIPCRMPYITSMFMPRNLADRPLPVPRNSVNLAFVSQFVEVPDDVVFTVEYSVRAAQMAVYQLMKIDCPVPPVTRHDKSFAVIFATLEKAFA, from the coding sequence ATGAAGGCGTATTTTATCGGCGGCGGCATTGGATCGCTCGCGGGCGCGGCGTTCCTCGTCCGCGATGCGCAGCTGCCGGGGCGCGACATCGTGATCTACGAGGCGCAGCCGCTGGTTGGTGGCAGCCTGGACGGCGCGCAGCTTCCGAACGGCGCCTATTCGCTTCGCGGCGGGCGCATGCTCACCACCGACCATTACGAATGCACCTGGGATCTGCTGTCGAGCATTCCCTCGCTCGAGCATCCCGGCCGCAGCGTGCGCGAGGAGACGGTCGCATTCAACGTGGAGACTCCGGCGCACTCCAGCGCGCGTCTGGTCGACCGTAACCGCTTCAAGGTCGATGTCTCGCATATGGGCTTCTCCGGACGCGACCGGCTCGAGCTGCTCCGGCTCACCGAGGCTTCGGAGGAGACGCTCGGCAACAGCCGCATCACCGACTGGCTGTCGCCCGGATTCTTCGAATCGAATTTCTGGTACATGTGGCAGACCACCTTCGCCTTCCAGCCCTGGCACAGCGCGGTCGAGCTGAAGCGCTATCTGCATCGCTTCATGAACGAGTTTCCGCGCATCGAGACGCTCGGCGGCGTCAAGCGCACCGTGTACAATCAGTATGACGCGATCGTGCGGCCGCTCGCGGACTGGCTCAAGCGCCAGGGCGTGCAGTTCGTGCGCGGCACGCGCGTCGTCGACATGGCGTTCGAGACCGACGGCGCGCGCTTGCGGGTGCGCCAGCTCACGCTCGACCGCGACAGCCGCACCGCCAACGTCCGGCTCGAAGACGACGACATCGTCTTCTTCCAGAACGGCTCGATGACGGATGCCTCGAGCCTAGGCTCGATGACCGAGCCGCCGCCGCGCCTGACCAAGGCCGAAAGTCAGGGCTGGGCGCTATGGGAGACGATCGCGCAAGGACGTCCCGAATTCGGCAATCCGTCGGTGTTCAACAATTCGATCCCCGAATCCTATTGGCTGTCCTTCACCGTCACCTGCCGCGATCCACGCTTCTTCGACCAGATGGAAGCGTTCTCCGGCAATAGGGCCGGCACCGGCGGGCTTGTCACGTTCAAGGATTCCAACTGGCTGATGTCCGTCGTGCTCTATCACCAGCCACATTTCATGGGACAGCCGAAGAACGTGCAGGTGTTCTGGGGCTATGCGCTGCATCCCGACCGCATCGGCAATTTCGTGGCAAAGCCGATGTCCGATTGCGGCGGCGCCGAGATCTTGAAGGAGCTCTGCGGTCACCTGAACTTCGATCCCGTCGTTTTCGACGACGCGATCTGCATTCCCTGCCGCATGCCCTACATCACCAGCATGTTCATGCCGCGCAACCTGGCCGACCGGCCGCTGCCGGTGCCCAGGAATTCCGTCAACCTCGCCTTCGTCAGCCAGTTCGTCGAAGTTCCCGACGACGTCGTGTTCACAGTCGAATATTCGGTGCGTGCGGCGCAGATGGCGGTCTATCAGCTCATGAAGATCGATTGCCCGGTGCCGCCGGTGACGCGCCACGACAAGTCGTTCGCCGTGATCTTCGCGACGCTGGAGAAAGCGTTCGCGTGA